Proteins from one Malaya genurostris strain Urasoe2022 chromosome 2, Malgen_1.1, whole genome shotgun sequence genomic window:
- the LOC131431779 gene encoding zinc finger protein ZFP2-like — MASFKIELNGKSVCRVCMKNHRRMIPIFSKLEDAFIANALSECTAVKISVNDGLPEHICGVCFDDLTYFIAFVGKARKTDHQLRELLKQELGDSDELYQKYSTKNEEFSTTIKCEEADENYIFLEADGEVVYVDETERKEEESQEEENEGERDDESVEYEIIEEKYITEDERDLETCQEERDKDFEYASDADNFDNESSDADFTQPKRKRQTSSIKDRMFRGKRRLVKPSNDDEVDEANKYEDLDEIEQNIFEVVDVDNKFLCCSCLQLFDTQEELKEHGQTEHNMNPISNKSEKRVCEFCYRQYCSVSALKLHQRKFTQTKHVYDCLLCNSRFLACQKRRIHAHNHPEMVSKSSDTDLLPAKVQEKPARICCAQGCNQKFENEEQLLLHSAIDHKANKVQSNLVNAELRPVECPVCYKRFTNKNRLKFHQRRVYAPKRFVCSICGQKFANKNELERHEREHRDEKIFKCELCPKAYYGSDRLKAHMKRHTATREFMCNICGMSYMQKHNLQTHMLMHEGKLPFECEVCNKAFRTKAKLVYHMRVHSGEKPYPCRYCEIAFADSTNRLRHEMSHTGIKPYKCDYCDKTFITKRLKREHESTHTGEKPYRCEECYATFSHSSALSTHNQIVHMD; from the exons ATGGCTAGTTTTAAAATTGAACTGAACGGAAAATCGGTGTGTCGCGTATGTATGAAAAATCATCGAAGAATGATACCGATTTTCTCCAAACTAGAAGATGCCTTCATTGCGAACGCTCTCTCCGAATGTACGGCCGTCAAG atttccgTAAACGATGGCTTGCCGGAGCACATTTGTGGAGTTTGTTTCGATGATTTGACCTACTTTATTGCATTCGTTGGCAAAGCAAGGAAAACCGATCACCAGCTGAGGGAACTGTTAAAACAGGAGCTTGGGGATTCTGATGAACTTTATCAGAAATATTCTACAAAAAACGAGGAATTTTCGACGACAATAAAATGCGAGGAAGCTGatgaaaattacatttttttggAAGCAGATGGAGAGGTAGTTTATGTAGATGAAACTGAAAGGAAGGAAGAAGAAAGTCAAGAAGAGGAAAATGAAGGAGAAAGAGATGATGAATCAGTAGAATATGAgataattgaagaaaaatatataACAGAAGACGAAAGAGATCTCGAGACATGTCAAGAAGAAAGAGATAAAGATTTCGAATATGCTTCTGATGCTGATAATTTTGACAATGAGAGTTCCGATGCTGATTTTACTCAACCTAAAAGAAAACGACAAACATCCTCGATAAAAGATCGTATGTTTCGCGGGAAGCGTCGTCTAGTAAAACCGAGCAACGATGATGAGGTTGACGAAGCAAATAAATATGAAGATCTCGATGAAATTGAGCAAAACATATTCGAAGTTGTCGATGTTGACAACAAATTTCTTTGTTGCTCTTGTTTACAACTATTCGACACTCAAGAAGAGCTTAAGGAACACGGACAAACTGAGCATAACATGAATCCCATATCGAACAAATCGGAAAAACGCGTCTGTGAATTTTGCTATCGGCAATACTGTTCTGTTTCCGCTTTGAAGTTACACCAAAGGAAATTTACTCAAACGAAGCATGTGTACGATTGTTTGCTATGCAATTCTCGCTTTTTGGCATGTCAGAAACGTCGGATACATGCTCACAACCACCCTGAGATGGTGTCTAAATCATCCGATACGGATTTACTTCCGGCGAAGGTCCAGGAGAAGCCGGCTCGAATCTGTTGCGCGCAAGGTTgcaatcaaaagttcgaaaatgaaGAACAACTGCTCTTGCATTCTGCCATCGATCACAAAGCGAACAAGGTCCAGTCCAATTTAGTCAATGCAGAACTGCGGCCGGTCGAGTGTCCCGTATGCTACAAACGATTTACCAATAAAAACAGGCTGAAATTTCATCAGCGAAGGGTCTATGCTCCGAAGCGATTCGTTTGTTCGATATGCGGTCAAAAGTTTGCTAACAAGAACGAACTGGAACGGCATGAGCGGGAACACCGTGACGAGAAGATATTCAAGTGTGAACTGTGTCCCAAAGCATACTACGGTTCGGATCGATTGAAAGCACACATGAAGCGCCACACGGCAACGAGAGAATTTATGTGTAACATTTGTGGCATGTCGTATATGCAGAAACATAATCTGCAGACGCACATGCTAATGCATGAAGGAAAATTACCGTTCGAGTGCGAGGTTTGCAATAAGGCATTCCGAACCAAAGCTAAACTAGTCTATCACATGCGAGTTCACTCCGGTGAAAAGCCGTATCCGTGCCG ATATTGTGAAATTGCTTTCGCAGACAGCACCAACAGGTTGAGGCATGAAATGTCTCACACGG GAATTAAACCTTACAAGTGTGATTATTGCGACAAAACATTCATCACCAAACGTCTGAAAAGAGAGCACGAAAGTACCCATACAG GAGAAAAGCCCTATCGATGTGAGGAGTGCTATGCTACTTTCAGCCATTCGAGTGCCCTCAGCACACACAATCAGATAGTTCACATGGATTAA
- the LOC131431781 gene encoding zinc finger protein OZF-like: MASSVNIETTCRICMQSTIDGRSIFGDFEDTTIACVVEECTAVKIFKDESLPHKICNQCFEELSCYVNFIKKARQADKTLRKQLKTTFGNDNMELAIVLTDIFKQDFKSERVESDSDHFEPAADADTNTDNSFYMMVELGSSPQKERKKRGRKAQPKPEPEPDILDEIEQRTFERVAIPQGDFVCCGCFQNFATLDDLQQHGATAHSKNRPVNTIKEHVCKICFRRYFTQKAIAEHRDKIQRMIVYECKVCQMRYTQPNKRRVHAHNHDKNDKILSEEARAALGKLCCAIGCNDSFSTDELLIQHAQIAHKFNAIEAQMKYSPERPIGCDICHKHFPTEQALEHHRIRKYLPRKHQCSMCGEKFMSPGSLVHHELIHQNERNVECQICPKRFYTMKQLKDHLRKHLAPSKFICARCGKAFKQRNSLNAHMLAHDGKLPYVCEVCNKAFRVKNKLQYHMRTHTGERPYPCRYCEAAFAESTNRMRHELIHFKEKNRQ, translated from the exons ATGGCTTCGTCAGTGAATATTGAAACTACCTGTCGTATCTGCATGCAAAGTACTATCGATGGAAGGTCGATTTTCGGTGATTTCGAAGATACAACAATTGCCTGCGTTGTGGAGGAGTGTACAGCCGTGAAG ATATTCAAAGATGAATCTCTTCCACATAAAATATGCAACCAATGTTTCGAGGAACTGTCGTGTTATGTTAATTTTATTAAGAAAGCAAGACAAGCCGACAAAACACTGAGAAAGCAGTTGAAAACAACTTTCGGCAATGACAACATGGAACTAGCTATTGTACTGACCGATATTTTTAAGCAAGACTTCAAATCGGAAAGAGTAGAATCGGACAGTGATCATTTCGAACCAGCAGCAGATGCCGATACAAATACAGATAATTCATTCTACATGATGGTCGAGCTGGGCAGTTCGCCGCAGAAAGAACGTAAGAAACGGGGTCGTAAAGCGCAACCAAAACCCGAACCGGAACCAGATATCTTGGATGAAATAGAGCAACGTACCTTCGAACGAGTAGCTATACCGCAAGGGGATTTTGTATGCTGCGGGTGTTTCCAAAATTTTGCTACTTTGGATGATCTGCAACAGCACGGTGCCACTGCTCACAGTAAGAATCGTCCGGTCAATACCATCAAAGAGCACGTTTGTAAAATTTGCTTTCGACGCTATTTCACTCAAAAAGCCATCGCAGAGcatcgagataaaattcaacGTATGATTGTTTATGAATGTAAAGTTTGTCAGATGCGATACACCCAACCGAACAAAAGACGAGTACACGCCCATAATCACGACAAGAATGATAAGATTCTATCGGAAGAAGCGAGAGCTGCACTTGGTAAGCTGTGTTGTGCGATTGGTTGCAACGACTCATTTTCCACGGATGAATTGCTCATTCAGCATGCTCAAATAGCACATAAGTTCAATGCGATTGAGGCACAGATGAAATACAGTCCGGAACGTCCGATTGGGTGTGACATTTGCCATAAACATTTCCCGACCGAACAAGCACTCGAGCACcatcgaattcgaaagtatctGCCCAGAAAGCACCAGTGTTCGATGTGTGGTGAAAAGTTTATGTCCCCCGGTTCTCTTGTTCACCACGAACTGATCCATCAGAACGAGAGAAATGTTGAGTGTCAGATTTGTCCGAAACGGTTCTACACCATGAAACAGTTGAAGGACCATTTGAGAAAGCACCTGGCGCCATCGAAGTTCATCTGCGCTCGCTGTGGGAAGGCATTCAAACAAAGGAACTCGCTGAACGCTCACATGTTGGCCCACGACGGGAAGCTACCGTATGTGTGCGAGGTGTGCAACAAGGCATTCCGGGTGAAAAACAAACTGCAATACCATATGCGGACACACACGGGGGAAAGACCTTACCCGTGCCG ATACTGCGAAGCGGCGTTCGCAGAGTCCACCAATAGAATGCGGCATGAATTGATACATTTTAAGGAAAAAAATCGACAGTAA